One genomic window of Bradyrhizobium sp. B124 includes the following:
- a CDS encoding alkaline phosphatase family protein, whose amino-acid sequence MRDKHRSRWLQCCRLTLSALALGQFTAGPVLAEDWNHHGGHETRSPIKHVIVIIGENRSFDHVFATYVPERREESVFNLLSQGIVKLDHNKNAIPGPNFEKAHQQAATDTGLNDAFLLSPPKQNFPKDQLPAPLVGGPKVSYIPNKCGSSPITTCEASLALAQQSESGLPSEYYQFLLSGGTGQSSQTPDQRITNVSALPAGPFQLTNTDAMPYDSYSASPVHRFYQMWQQLNCNHSAASRDNPSGCGGNLFAWVEVTVGAGANGAAQPSNFSTEYSPTATTTGEGSTALGFYNVQNGDVPYFTSLAQKYAMSDNFHQSVNGGTGANHIMFGHADMLYFSDTYGNAAVPPNGTQVFGGTPDAGIVHEIENPNPASGTNNWYTEDGYGAGGNGGFAPPFQTSPVSGGGSYSDCSDPTQPGVKPILDYLKGIRINANCEPGHYYLLNNYNPGYFGNGKNAYTDTNPSNTPFTIPPSTRKSIGDSLNERNISWKYYGDQWNNYVNDPYQLNWGVAGPTADEYCNICNPFQYDTSIMSHPDQVAAHIKDSVDLYSDLSKHSLPAVSIVKPSGFTDGHPSSSKLNLFEGFAKKIVDQVQASDYAKDTAIFITFDEGGGYFDSGYVQPLDYFGDGTRIPLIVVSPFARHGHISHEYADHVSIIKFIERNWRLEPITNRSRDNFPNPVAAPGNPYVPVNSPALSDLFDFFDFDDGGHHHGGGWDHGGGWDH is encoded by the coding sequence ATGCGCGACAAGCACAGGTCACGTTGGCTGCAATGTTGCCGCCTTACCCTCAGCGCACTTGCGCTGGGTCAGTTCACCGCCGGCCCGGTGCTTGCGGAGGACTGGAATCACCACGGTGGACACGAGACGCGGTCGCCGATCAAGCACGTGATCGTCATCATCGGCGAGAACCGCAGCTTCGACCACGTGTTCGCGACCTACGTGCCCGAACGGCGCGAGGAGAGCGTGTTCAACCTGCTCTCGCAGGGCATCGTCAAACTCGATCACAACAAGAACGCGATCCCCGGGCCGAACTTCGAGAAGGCGCATCAGCAGGCCGCGACGGATACCGGCCTGAACGACGCGTTCCTGCTCAGCCCGCCGAAGCAGAACTTCCCCAAGGATCAACTGCCGGCTCCGCTGGTCGGCGGCCCCAAGGTCTCCTACATCCCGAACAAATGCGGCAGCTCGCCGATCACCACCTGCGAGGCGTCGCTCGCGCTTGCGCAGCAGTCGGAATCCGGCCTGCCGTCCGAGTACTACCAGTTCCTGCTGTCCGGCGGCACCGGCCAGTCCTCGCAGACCCCCGACCAGCGCATCACCAATGTCAGCGCGCTGCCGGCCGGTCCGTTCCAGCTCACCAACACCGATGCGATGCCCTACGATTCCTATTCGGCAAGCCCGGTGCATCGCTTCTACCAGATGTGGCAGCAGCTCAACTGCAACCACTCGGCGGCCAGCCGCGACAATCCGTCGGGCTGCGGCGGCAATCTGTTCGCCTGGGTCGAAGTCACCGTCGGCGCCGGCGCCAACGGTGCGGCACAGCCCTCCAACTTCTCCACGGAATACTCGCCGACGGCGACGACCACGGGCGAAGGTTCGACGGCGCTCGGCTTCTACAACGTGCAGAACGGTGACGTGCCCTACTTCACCTCGCTCGCGCAGAAATATGCGATGAGCGACAACTTCCACCAGTCCGTCAATGGCGGCACCGGTGCCAACCACATCATGTTCGGCCATGCCGACATGCTCTACTTCAGCGACACCTACGGCAACGCCGCGGTACCGCCGAACGGCACGCAGGTGTTCGGCGGCACGCCTGACGCCGGCATCGTGCATGAAATCGAGAATCCGAACCCGGCTTCCGGCACCAACAACTGGTACACCGAGGACGGCTACGGCGCCGGCGGCAATGGCGGCTTCGCACCGCCCTTCCAGACCAGCCCGGTGTCCGGCGGCGGCTCCTACAGCGACTGCTCGGATCCGACCCAGCCCGGCGTCAAGCCGATCCTGGACTACCTGAAGGGGATCCGGATCAACGCGAATTGCGAACCCGGCCACTATTATCTCCTGAACAACTACAATCCGGGTTACTTCGGCAACGGCAAGAACGCCTACACCGACACCAACCCGTCCAACACCCCGTTCACCATCCCGCCGTCGACCCGCAAGAGTATCGGCGACAGCCTGAACGAGCGGAACATCTCCTGGAAGTATTACGGCGACCAGTGGAACAACTACGTCAACGATCCCTATCAGCTCAACTGGGGCGTGGCCGGTCCGACCGCCGACGAGTACTGCAACATCTGCAATCCGTTCCAGTACGACACCTCGATCATGTCGCACCCGGATCAGGTCGCAGCCCATATCAAGGACTCGGTTGATCTCTACTCCGACCTTTCCAAGCACTCGCTGCCGGCGGTCTCCATCGTCAAGCCGAGCGGCTTTACCGACGGTCACCCGTCGTCCTCCAAGCTCAATCTGTTCGAAGGCTTCGCGAAAAAGATCGTCGACCAAGTCCAGGCCTCGGACTATGCGAAGGACACCGCGATCTTCATCACCTTCGATGAAGGCGGCGGCTACTTCGACTCCGGCTATGTGCAGCCGCTCGACTATTTCGGCGACGGCACGCGTATTCCGCTGATCGTGGTGTCGCCGTTCGCGCGGCACGGCCACATCTCGCATGAATATGCCGATCACGTCTCGATCATCAAGTTCATCGAGCGGAATTGGCGCCTGGAGCCGATCACGAACCGCAGCCGCGACAACTTCCCGAACCCGGTCGCGGCGCCCGGCAATCCCTATGTTCCGGTCAACAGCCCGGCGCTCAGCGATCTGTTCGACTTCTTCGACTTCGACGACGGCGGCCATCACCATGGCGGCGGCTGGGACCACGGCGGCGGCTGGGACCACTGA
- a CDS encoding GNAT family N-acetyltransferase, with protein MTSVAFRQAQPADLPAIIALLANDVLGQQREDASSPPNPRYVDAFDAILADRNQLLVVATLNDEVVGTLQLSFIPGMARLGAWRGQIEAVRIAEAHRSSGVGQQMFEWAIAQCKARGCDLVQLTTDKARPDAHRFYERLGFVGSHIGYKLML; from the coding sequence ATGACGTCAGTCGCTTTCCGCCAGGCTCAGCCCGCCGACCTTCCGGCGATCATCGCCCTCCTCGCCAACGACGTGCTGGGGCAGCAGCGCGAGGATGCAAGCTCGCCGCCGAACCCACGATATGTCGACGCTTTCGATGCCATCCTCGCCGATCGCAACCAGTTGCTGGTCGTGGCAACCCTGAACGACGAGGTGGTCGGGACCCTTCAACTCAGCTTCATTCCCGGAATGGCACGCCTGGGCGCCTGGCGCGGGCAGATCGAGGCGGTCCGAATTGCCGAGGCGCACCGTAGCTCAGGCGTCGGGCAGCAGATGTTCGAGTGGGCGATCGCGCAATGCAAAGCGAGAGGCTGCGATCTTGTGCAGCTCACGACCGACAAGGCACGCCCCGACGCGCACCGCTTCTATGAACGATTGGGATTCGTCGGCAGCCACATCGGCTACAAGCTGATGCTTTAA
- a CDS encoding multicopper oxidase domain-containing protein codes for MAWLGATGLQNAPRTQQDVCARPEPGSAIEESAELRSRDGVLETDLSIHDQKLPDGTSRYCYLTPDGKPSPTLRLKPGDQLVIHFTNDLVDLDTATPAIDRPLAGAPICTTRKQADVCESGAMTPISTNLHFHGLTVPPVCHQDDVLKTSIQPDDAPFEYRLRIPDDAPPGLYWYHPHLHGFSKTQVLGGASGAIIIEGIERADPSLAGLPERVLVIRDQDLVNPDAPPSKSEPVMTKSQLDNDGDVANSGTGFGKPSKDLSVNFVPVPYPNYPPARLTMKPGERQLWRVLNASAITYLNLALLVGRAPQQIGIVGLDGVPLQFQASPSPSVQWVNHIGLPPGSRAEFIVEGPPAGSSALLVTRAIDTGPAGENDPNRALVAITASVDAGEPQAALPTHAEPLPRPERPWVGNVAPVRVRKLFFSEQPENPNDPNSPTKFFMTVDGETPKPFDPQSDIPDITVRQGDVEDWIIENRSMELHDFHIHQLHFQLLDWSGVAVNEPFLRDTVNVPYYNGRMLKYPSVRLRMDFRDPNIVGTFVYHCHVLEHEDGGMMGRIRVVPRDTASSTKPLNQQKGEL; via the coding sequence ATGGCGTGGCTCGGCGCAACTGGCCTTCAGAATGCGCCGCGCACGCAGCAGGATGTTTGCGCGCGGCCGGAGCCCGGAAGTGCGATCGAGGAATCTGCCGAATTGCGCAGCCGCGATGGCGTGCTCGAAACCGATCTCAGTATCCATGATCAGAAGCTGCCGGATGGCACGAGCCGCTATTGCTATCTGACGCCGGACGGCAAGCCGTCGCCGACCTTGCGGCTGAAGCCGGGCGACCAGCTGGTCATCCATTTCACGAACGACCTCGTCGACCTCGATACGGCAACGCCTGCGATCGACCGCCCGCTCGCCGGCGCGCCGATCTGCACGACGCGAAAGCAAGCCGATGTTTGCGAGAGCGGCGCGATGACGCCGATCTCGACCAATCTGCACTTCCACGGGCTGACGGTGCCGCCGGTCTGCCATCAGGATGATGTGCTGAAGACCTCGATCCAGCCCGACGACGCGCCGTTCGAATACCGCCTGCGCATTCCGGACGACGCGCCGCCCGGCCTCTATTGGTATCACCCGCATCTGCACGGCTTCAGCAAGACGCAGGTGCTCGGCGGCGCCTCAGGCGCCATCATCATCGAAGGCATCGAGCGCGCCGATCCGTCGCTCGCAGGCCTCCCCGAGCGCGTGCTCGTGATCCGCGACCAGGATCTCGTCAATCCCGACGCGCCGCCGTCGAAATCCGAGCCGGTCATGACCAAGAGCCAGCTCGACAATGACGGCGACGTCGCCAACTCCGGCACCGGCTTCGGCAAGCCGTCGAAGGATCTCTCCGTCAACTTCGTGCCGGTGCCCTATCCGAACTATCCGCCGGCCCGGCTGACGATGAAGCCGGGCGAGCGGCAGCTCTGGCGGGTGCTGAACGCGTCCGCGATCACCTATCTCAACCTCGCTCTGTTGGTCGGCCGTGCGCCGCAGCAGATCGGCATCGTCGGGCTCGATGGGGTGCCGTTGCAGTTCCAGGCCAGCCCCTCGCCGTCGGTGCAATGGGTCAACCATATCGGCCTGCCGCCGGGTTCGCGTGCCGAATTCATCGTCGAGGGACCGCCGGCTGGCAGCTCGGCCCTGCTGGTGACGCGCGCGATCGATACCGGGCCTGCCGGCGAGAACGATCCCAACCGTGCGCTAGTGGCCATCACGGCTTCAGTCGATGCCGGCGAGCCGCAGGCCGCGCTGCCCACTCACGCCGAGCCGTTGCCGCGCCCGGAGCGGCCGTGGGTCGGGAACGTCGCGCCGGTGCGCGTCAGGAAGCTGTTCTTCTCAGAGCAACCGGAGAATCCGAACGATCCGAACAGCCCGACCAAGTTCTTCATGACCGTCGACGGCGAGACGCCAAAACCGTTCGATCCGCAATCGGACATTCCCGACATCACCGTGAGGCAAGGCGACGTCGAGGACTGGATCATCGAGAACCGCTCGATGGAGCTGCACGATTTCCACATCCATCAGCTGCACTTCCAGCTGCTCGACTGGTCCGGCGTCGCAGTCAACGAGCCGTTCCTGCGCGATACCGTCAACGTCCCCTACTACAACGGCCGGATGCTGAAATATCCGAGCGTGCGCCTGCGCATGGATTTTCGCGATCCCAACATCGTCGGCACCTTCGTCTACCACTGCCACGTCCTTGAGCATGAGGACGGCGGCATGATGGGACGGATCAGGGTCGTGCCGCGAGACACCGCAAGTTCGACCAAGCCGCTCAATCAGCAAAAAGGAGAGCTTTAA